Proteins encoded in a region of the Populus nigra chromosome 3, ddPopNigr1.1, whole genome shotgun sequence genome:
- the LOC133688763 gene encoding uncharacterized protein LOC133688763, producing the protein MAVHLDNLMEEEENEEDNALFEGDGLVDQDSDIPPHLLDLARAAQLGDLDALRNALDNLNGSIDEPVEDGDTALHLTCLYGYLPCVQLLLERGANLEAKDEDGAIPLHDACAGGFTEIAQLLLNTASSAERVKRMLEAVDDEGDTPLHHAARGEHADVIRLLLASGASATTANSYGKIPSELPEPDTEAHRILESAGSASS; encoded by the exons aTGGCAGTACATCTCGACAATCTAATGGAAGAAGAGGAGAACGAAGAAGACAACGCTCTGTTTGAAGGAGACGGCTTAGTTGACCAAGATTCCGATATTCCTCCCCACCTCCTTGACCTCGCCCGCGCCGCTCAGCTCGGTGACCTCGACGCTCTTCGCAATGCTCTAG ATAACCTGAATGGCAGCATTGATGAACCTGTGGAAGATGGTGACACGGCTCTCCATTTGACATGCCTGTATGGATATTTACCCTGTGTCCAG CTACTCTTGGAAAGGGGAGCAAACTTGGAGGCCAAGGATGAAGACGGAGCGATTCCTCTGCACGATGCTTGCGCAGGGG GATTTACTGAGATAGCCCAACTTCTACTGAACACTGCTAGTAGTGCAGAGCGTGTGAAAAGGATGCTAGAGGCAGTTGATGATGAGGGTGATACT CCTCTTCACCATGCAGCAAGAGGTGAACATGCTGATGTTATTAGATTGTTGCTGGCTTCTGGTGCCTCCGCTACAACAGCAAACTCGTATGGAAAG ATTCCGAGCGAACTACCTGAACCAGATACTGAAGCTCACAGAATTTTGGAATCCGCTGGAAGTGCATCTTCGTGA